The window CTCAACCTGGGCTGGTTTACCGAGACATTTTTGGGCAATTTCTGCTGCCTGCTCTTCTTTCCAGATGCGTTTCTTATTAGCATGAGGATTTTCTGGATCTTTTTTGAAGGCAGTGTCTATCCAAGTGCCCTGGTAGGTTGCATTTTCACAGTGAAACTGGGCATGCAACTCCCAATAATCTTTCGGGATAAAGGCGCGTCGTTCTTCTTCCCGCTTCACCAGCAAGGAGAGAGTAGGGGTTTGAACTCGTCCACAGGGTGTTTTGCGGAAACCACCGTGTCGGGAATTATAGCAGGTCAGGGCTCGGGTTGCATTGATGCCGATAAGCCAGTCCGCCTCGGAACGACAAAGGGCTGCGTCTTCCAGAGAAAGCATTTCTTCGTTTTCTCGAAGGTTCTGTAATCCCTCGCGGATGGCATCCAGGGTCATGGACTGGAGCCAAAGCCTGCGGATGGATTTTCCGGCAACAGATCGGGTATAGGCGTGCTTGAGTATGTATTTGAAGATGAGTTCACCTTCCCGGCCAGCATCACAGCCGTTAACAATCACATGTACGTCTTTGCGCCGAATCAACTTGCTCAGTGCGTTATACTGAGTCTTTGTGTTAGGCAGGACAGACAGGGGAAACTCTTCCGGCAGAATAGGGAGGTTCTCTAGGGTCCATTTCTGGAATTTAGGGTCAACCTCCTCAGGAAAACCAATAGAGACAAGATGGCCCACGGCATAGGAGACGATATATTCTCCCCCTTCGAAATGGGTTTTCGTTTTTTCGAATTTTCCTGGCAGGGCCTTGACAATGTCAGCTGCCACGCTAGGCTTTTCTGCAATGATGAGTGTTTTTCCCATGTTTAATATTTGAGCAAGTCTGTTACAAGAGCCTTTTGTTAAATGATTACTGGGCGTTTTTTAAGTTTATAGTATTTGCCAACCAAACCAAGCTATCATCAGGCCGGAAATGATCAGATTTGCGATAACTCCTCCCATAAAACCAAGAAAAGAGCCAAAACCGGAATGCAAGGCCTGTTTGATCTGTTCGCCCATGATCAGCTCCCCGATGATAGCCCCAATAAGTGGGCCGACTATAATGCCGATGGGGCCTAGGACAAAGACCAGCAAAGAACCGAATACCGCACCCCAAGCTGCTGCTTTTGAGCCACCGAACATTTTCACCCCAAAGGCTGTGGCAAGAAATTCAATCAGGTAACTCAAAGTAACCAGTACTGTCTGACCAGCAAAGAACCAGACAGAAAGGCTGTCAAATCCGGTCATCATGCCGTAGATCAGAAAGCCGACAAAAATCAGTACGGTTCCCGGAAGAGCCGGAAAAACAGTACCTATCAGTCCTCCGATGATAAATGGGAGGCTGGCCAGGAAGCCCCAAACATGGGAGTTCGCCAGCGTGACGGTATAGAGTGAAGAAAACCAGTCGACTATTGCTTGCACATTTTTTCCCAGAGGACGAGAAAATGGACTGAAGAAAAAAGGTCTTTCATCTCTATTTTCTCTCCCAATGAAGCCGGGTAAACAACAAAGAGGCTCAGAATGTGCAACACATTACGTGATCTATGCACAGCCTGAGCCTTTCTCGCAAATCAAATGAGACCGACCAAAGCCGGTGAATAGAACATGAAGATTATTCAGCCTGCTCTATTGCTTGTTCTTCCTGCTCTGGAGCTGGGCTTTCTTCTTGCGCGGCATCTTTAGAAAGATTCTCTACGATGTTACGCATTTGCTCTTCCATACCCAGCTGGGTATCTTCCTGTTCGGTAATTTTTCCGAGCAAAACCTTGGTATTGACCTCGCATGCATCCAAGTCGCTGTTTACCTCAGTAAGTGCCGCATTGCGTTCTTCAACGACTTTCTCAAAACCAATCACCTGGGCACGGAGAGATTCAAGTTCGGTAGCTGCTTCTTCCTGTTGTTGCTGGAGCTGGACAAGCTGGGAACTTGCCTCCATCTGTATATTTTTCTGTTGTTGTTGGAGCTGGGCAATTTGGGACTCAGCTTCCTTGAGCTTTTTTTGCGCTTCCTTGAGGGTGGTCTGTGTCTTGTCACGCTCTGCAGCTATTTTCTGCATATCTTGTTGTGCAGAATCTGTCTGCTTCTGTTGGACTTTTGCTTGCTCTAAGGCCGATTCCAGCTCGCTAATTTTCTTCTGAAGACCTTCCTTTTCCATTTTCAGAGTTGTGGTCTTTGCCTGCTCATGAGAAAAGGATTTTGCTAATTTATCGCTGTTTTCCTGGGCTTGTTTTAATCTTTTTTTCGTTTCTTTGAGGGCAACTTCGTTTTCCTGTTGGGCCTGACGTGCTTCGATAGCCTCTGCCTCTATGGCGGCCAGCTGCACTT is drawn from Candidatus Electrothrix aestuarii and contains these coding sequences:
- a CDS encoding DUF456 family protein, producing MQAIVDWFSSLYTVTLANSHVWGFLASLPFIIGGLIGTVFPALPGTVLIFVGFLIYGMMTGFDSLSVWFFAGQTVLVTLSYLIEFLATAFGVKMFGGSKAAAWGAVFGSLLVFVLGPIGIIVGPLIGAIIGELIMGEQIKQALHSGFGSFLGFMGGVIANLIISGLMIAWFGWQIL